From the genome of Eucalyptus grandis isolate ANBG69807.140 chromosome 2, ASM1654582v1, whole genome shotgun sequence, one region includes:
- the LOC120290757 gene encoding 1-aminocyclopropane-1-carboxylate oxidase homolog 12-like encodes MEEIPEVCRNEVMEWDPLVRQLGGLLMGLLSEGLGLSPGKLPELTCLETRAMVGNYYPLQVKHGNEWVDVTLVPGALTISNDEYKSMDHRVLVNPNQEPCVSVAVFCDPSNRKNEFRPFLELISLDKPAAFQQFNLNKYMRRFFTKELEGKSLINYFRA; translated from the exons ATGGAAGAGATCCCCGAGGTCTGCAGAAATGAGGTGATGGAATGGGATCCGCTGGTCCGGCAGCTGGGAGGCCTCCTGATGGGATTGTTGAGCGAGGGGCTGGGATTGAGTCCGGGCAAGCTACCGGAATTGACGTGCTTGGAGACGAGGGCCATGGTGGGGAATTACTATCC GTTGCAAGTGAAGCACGGCAATGAGTGGGTGGATGTGACACTAGTCCCGGGTGCTCTG ACCATTTCTAACGACGAGTACAAAAGCATGGACCACCGGGTGTTGGTCAACCCTAACCAAGAGCCATGTGTGTCGGTAGCAGTTTTCTGCGACCCGAGCAATCGCAAGAATGAGTTCAGACCGTTCCTAGAGCTCATATCCTTAGATAAACCTGCTGCTTTCCAGCAATTCAACCTCAACAAGTACATGAGGAGATTCTTCACAAAGGAGTTGGAGGGGAAAAGTTTGATAAATTACTTCAGGGCATAA
- the LOC104433023 gene encoding 1-aminocyclopropane-1-carboxylate oxidase homolog 4-like isoform X2, producing MGVTDTGRTQEVKQFDESKLGVKGLVDSGLTSIPPLFIHPPETLSDLGPARPSSDSIPTIDLSGCDSGHRPSVVEEVGCAARGLGFFQVVNHGVPVEVLDRTITAVKALHEQPAEAKARIYRREMETGVAFFSNLNLFHSKAASWR from the exons ATGGGCGTCACCGACACCGGCCGAACCCAAGAGGTCAAGCAATTCGACGAATCCAAGCTCGGAGTCAAAGGCCTCGTCGACTCCGGTCTCACCTCCATCCCTCCCCTATTCATCCACCCGCCCGAGACCCTCTCTGACCTCGGGCCCGCCCGGCCCAGCTCCGACTCGATCCCCACCATCGACCTCTCCGGCTGTGACTCCGGGCACCGTCCCTCCGTCGTCGAGGAAGTGGGGTGCGCGGCTCGCGGGCTCGGCTTCTTCCAGGTGGTCAACCACGGCGTGCCGGTGGAGGTCCTGGACCGGACGATCACTGCGGTGAAGGCCTTGCACGAGCAGCCGGCGGAGGCGAAGGCGAGGATCTACCGGAGGGAGATGGAGACCGGGGTCGCGTTCTTCTCCAACCTCAACTTGTTCCACTCCAAAGCGGCTAGCTGGAG ATAA
- the LOC104433023 gene encoding 1-aminocyclopropane-1-carboxylate oxidase homolog 4-like isoform X1 produces MGVTDTGRTQEVKQFDESKLGVKGLVDSGLTSIPPLFIHPPETLSDLGPARPSSDSIPTIDLSGCDSGHRPSVVEEVGCAARGLGFFQVVNHGVPVEVLDRTITAVKALHEQPAEAKARIYRREMETGVAFFSNLNLFHSKAASWSFSRAQTKEEFMYK; encoded by the exons ATGGGCGTCACCGACACCGGCCGAACCCAAGAGGTCAAGCAATTCGACGAATCCAAGCTCGGAGTCAAAGGCCTCGTCGACTCCGGTCTCACCTCCATCCCTCCCCTATTCATCCACCCGCCCGAGACCCTCTCTGACCTCGGGCCCGCCCGGCCCAGCTCCGACTCGATCCCCACCATCGACCTCTCCGGCTGTGACTCCGGGCACCGTCCCTCCGTCGTCGAGGAAGTGGGGTGCGCGGCTCGCGGGCTCGGCTTCTTCCAGGTGGTCAACCACGGCGTGCCGGTGGAGGTCCTGGACCGGACGATCACTGCGGTGAAGGCCTTGCACGAGCAGCCGGCGGAGGCGAAGGCGAGGATCTACCGGAGGGAGATGGAGACCGGGGTCGCGTTCTTCTCCAACCTCAACTTGTTCCACTCCAAAGCGGCTAGCTGGAG TTTCTCACGGGcacaaacaaaagaagaattcaTGTATAAATAA